ACAGATCAACGACATCGTTCGACCCCGTTGGGGTCGCCTTTCAGGAGGTTTGGGGCCACCTGTCCGTAGGCTGGGCCTTCGGCCGGCGCCTACGGCTACTCACGTTCATCCCCTTCCGGGGATGCGGGAACAACGCCGTCAGTTGAGCAGGACCGGGCACGATTACGAAAACTCCTCACTGATTCCGGTTGACAGCACGCCAAGCAGCTGATAGGCATATCATCTACAAAGGATACAATGAAAATGCTGATTAATGTTTTTTCTGGCGTGCCAGTGTTAAAGGTTTTTGGCAGCTCGAGCTGCCCCAAGTGCGCGGAGGCGAAATCTCGGCTCAAGCAGCACAGAATCCCCTTCAAGTTCTACAACGTCTCCAACGCCAAGGGACTGGCAGAGGCAGCTTACTACGGTCTCGTGGATGAGGGGTGGCCGGTGCTTTTGTTGGTGGGGCAAGATGGCGAGGTGATCAAGAGATTTCGTGCGGTTATGCAGGGCATCTCGGAGATCGAGAGGAAGTCGCTTTTCTCAACCAATAAGCAGCTGGAGATTCCGCTCCCTGATGAGAAGGTGGCCTCCTGACATAGTGCAAGCGGTTACTACTCTGCGTAGCGCGCTGCGAAGCACGAGGTGCCCAGTAGCTGCCATATAGAGCGGCGTCCCTTTCCGCCCGGGGACCGGGAGTTATTCTATGGTGATTACGTCGCTCTGGCGCTCGCGGAATGTCAGCGAGAGGGTCACGTCCTGCCGATCCAGCTCGTTCAGGACTCTGGCCGCGGAGTTGAATGCGAGCTCTTGTGTGTTGTTCTCCTCACTGAGGTGTGCCAGAAACACAGTTGCGAGACAGTCGTGCATGGTCTTCGACAGAAGGTCTGCCGACTGGTCGTTCGACAAATGGCCTCTCTTGCTGGCGATCCGCTGCTTTAGTTCCGGAGGATAGGCTCCATCCAGGAGCATTCTCCTGTCGTGATTGGACTCGAGAACGAGCGCATTGCACCCGCCAAGACAATGCCTGACGACGTTTGTCGCATAGCCAAGATCGGTCGCGATGCCAGCCTTCACGCCGTTGGACCTGACGACATATCCGACTGGACTTGCAGCATCGTGCGGAACGGGGAATGCGGTGAACTCAAGGTCCTTGACCATAAACGGCTTGCCAGCATCAATTGGGACAATCTTGTCCTTCTCCACGTTTTTGAGTCGTGAGGCTGTGAAGTAGAGGGTCTTGATGTTGGCGTAAATGGGACAGCGCAGCTTTCTGGCCGCAACGCCCACGCCAGCGATGTGGTCGGTGTGCTCGTGTGTTACAACGATCGCGTCTATTGAGGCCGGATCGACTCCGATCGAGCCGAGCGATTTTGCGACACGTATCCAGGAGATGCCCACATCAAGAAGGACACGGGCGTGCTTGGACTCAAACAGCGTGCAGTTTCCAGAACTGCCGCTGGCCAGGATACAGATTCTCATCTTGCCGGGGCTTATTCTCCCTCGATCTTGACGTGCCCGTAGCTTCTCTGGACAGCGGTTTTGGGCGAGGGATGTTCGTAAAGTGACGTTATGAAGACGGCTTTTACCGGCCTGAGCAAAATATCAAAGAACTGGAAAGCGTCCTTCTTGCCCGGTTCACTGACCTGTGCATAAAGCTCTAGCAGGGACTTGATCTGCTGCCAGAGAGCGTCGAAATCGAGGTACGCGGTCTGGTTTACCGTTTCTGGAAAGCCCTCGCTGATGGCCTTGTATTTGGGCTGGTCCGTAAGCAGAGGGTGCTCGTGGCTAATGCAATCTATCATGGTCTCGACCTGCTTTCGGCCAAAGCCTACGCAGAAGTACTTGTCAACTACCGCTGCGGCGATGCTCATCTCTGCGGGATTCTCGCCAACAGGGATGGCGAGCCGGACGACGTGGATTGGGTTGTCCTTGTAGGCGACATCCTTGTGCTCAACCTTGAGGGCCTTGTCCTTGTCAAAACTCAGGAGATAGTCTCCGATCTTGGGAAATGCGTTGAACAGCTTTTCGGGATTGCTGGAGCTGCACACAAAGCCAAACTCCGGCAGAGGTATGTCCTGCTCGAAGCTCACGCCCTTATAGTAGAAGGCGATGTCGTGGCCAACAGCCGGCAGAAGGTCCTCTGTTATTGATATGCCGATCTTCTTCTCGAGCTCTGCGATGAATCCCGTTACCATTACGGCGGCCATCGGATTCCGAGCCATCACCGAATCGATCACGAGCTCGTAGGTTTGCTTTGCATTCAAACAGTTCATAGCCGTCATCATCGTTGAGCCCCCCGGGACAGCCGAAAGAATAGGGAGGCCGTTTGGCTGGAACCCGTAAAAACCGGTGACCGTGGCATCGCTTTTCTCAACATCCAAGGCCGTGTAAGATTCAAACTGGACGCCATCCTTCACGTAGAACCGCGTCAAGGAGTCCCCCGCCATCTTCGGCATAGCCCCCACCTTAGACTGAGTCGGGGCGCCTTTGCTCTCAACGATCGCTTGGAATACGCTGCTCCAATCGACGCCGAGGTTCATGAAGCACTCGCCGAAGTGGCCGGGCCTCAACTCGCTCGCGACCTCAGTGTAGTTGGCGGAGGTTGCGAGGCAGTCCTTCTTGTTCCCAGAGACCAGGTCAATTATAGATTGCAGGGCCGCAAGGTCATTTGCTCCGGTCAGCAGACCGTAAGTCTGACATAGATAGAAGACCTCGGTCTCTTTGACCACGGGCGCGACCCCCATCTTTATCGACCCGTCTTTATCCTTATACAAGGACAACGGACCCTCGATCGACCCGTGTTTATCCTCTGATAAAAACAACGGTCTCTTGTGCCTAGTCTCTCCGACCACCTTAGTTATCGTTTCGGCATTATACTTGGTCTCGCTGAGCGTCAATCCGTTGTTCTGGGCAGTCTCCTTGATTAACTTGACTATCTTTTTAAGTTTTTCGGGATTTCCTACCTTTGCCAGAAACGCAGTGCCCCCCCTGTCCGGCGCCTCGCCAGGCATGTATGCTATCACGATCTCGTCGCCGATAAGGTCCCATAAGAGCCCTAGGTCCGGAGGCTCAGCCTCAACTGCCGTCTCGAGGCTGCGGTCCTTGAAGTTCTGCTCAAGCTGCTTCTCCGCGACCGAGACAGTCGTCTGCCAAAAGGGACTTGACGAGAGCTGTTTGAAGTAGTTGCTGCCTTGGACCGCTGTCTTCAGCGCTGCGATGTCGATGAGGTGCACGCACAGCGCGGCAGAGCTCGGGACATAAGAGAGCAGCTCCGGGGCAGGAGCCGCCGTTGCTGCCTTCTGGAGCCCGGTCTCGGTTGTGGCTGTCTTGCGGTGGGTGGCCCAAGGGCCGAACATATCGGTGACGTAATAAGATATCGCGAACCCCGCGATGAGAAGGATTACTACGATGATCAGCGCTCTTTTCACTTTTTGTTGCCCTCCTGATGTTGGATGCTGTGGCGATGACTGCTCCCTTGTGGTTCTGAGAGCGCTTTCTGCACGACAGTCAAATGGCGCCTGTCGTTGCAGAATTCGAGTGCAGCCTCACTTATATCCCTCGGCGTCAGTTTGCACCTCCTCAGCAAGTCGCCCGAGGGACCTGAGACCGAGAATCGGTCCGGAACGCCTAATCGTCGCACCGGGACGGGATAACTCTCGCTGAGCACTTCGCATACCGCGCTTCCGAGCCCGCCGATTATAGAGTGTTCCTCGACGGTCAGGATGCGCCCGGTCTCTCGTGCCGCTGCAATCGTTGCTTTAGTGTCGATGGGTTTCAGCGTTGACATGTTGATGACGCGGGCGTCAATACCGTCCTGGGCCAGCATTTGAGCCGCCTGAAGTGAGAAATCAACCATCAGGCCGCAAGCGATTATCGCCAAGTCGCCCCCGTCCCTGAGGACGGAGGCCTTGCCTATCCTAAACTCAGTATCGCGGCAGGTTATATCGGGGAATTTCTCTCGAGAGCCCCTAACATAAAGTGGGCCTTTCATGGACAGGCTCTGAATAATGACGCTTCGCATCTCGCACGCATCCGCCGGGAAAACGACCGTCATGTTCGGGAGAACTCGCATCAACGCGGCGTCCTCGACACAATGATGCGTGGGACCATCCTCCCCCACGGTGATCCCACCGTGGCTGGCCACGAGCTTCACGGGCAGCTGCGAAAGGCAGAGCCCAAGCCGTATCTGCTCCCAAGCTCGACCCGTCTCGAAAATGGCAAAAGTGCTCACAAACGGGACCTTGCCCGCCAGTGCAAGGCCCGCGGCCGTCCCAATCATGTCCTGCTCGGATACACCCATGTTGAAGAAGCGATCAGGGAATCTCGCCCCGAACCACGCCGTCCTCGTGGATTGCGACAGGTCAGCGTCGAGAACGACGATATCTTTGTTCGTCTCCCCGAGCTCGACCAGCGTCTCGCCGTAAATGTCGCGAAGGCCAGTCAAATGCTTCCCGGCGCACAGGTCCCCAAGCCCCATCAGCTATCCTCCTCGATGAGGACCTCGCCACCGAGCTCGTCCATTGCCCGCCGAAGCTCGTCCATCTTCGGGGCCACGCCGTGATACTGACACTTCCCTTCCATGAATGAGACGCCCTTGCCCTTAATGGTCCTCGCCACGACAACGTTCGGCTTGCCGTCGCTCGACTGCTCCATCTTGCTCACGGCAGCGTCGAGCTGTGAGAAATCATGCCCGTTAACTTCCTGCACATTCCACCCAAACGCCTCCCACTTGGCGGCTATCGGCTCAACGCCCATGATATTTTCGACACGGCCGTCGATCTGAAGCTGGTTGGCGTCGATTATCACCACCACATTGCCAAGCCTGTAATGCGAGGCGCTCATAGCAGCCTCCCAAATCTGACCCTCCTGAATCTCGCCATCGCCCAAGATCACATACACCTTAGACGTAATCCCCGAAAGGCGCAGGCCCAGCGCTATTCCGTTCGCCATCGACAGCCCTTGACCTAGCGAGCCGGTCGAAGCCTCAACTCCGGGCGTCCGCCGCGCGTCCGGATGGCCCTGCAATGAGCCGTTCACACGCCGCAACTTGAACAGCTCAGATCGGGGAAAATAGCCGCACATCGAGAGCAGCGCGTAGAGTGTGGGAGCGGCGTGCCCCTTCGAGAGGACGAGCCGGTCACGCTCTGGCCAATCGGGGTCTTCAGGCTTGTGTCGCATCTTGTAGAAGTAAAGATATGTCAAAATATCCACCACGGAAAGAGACCCACCTGTATGGCCCGAACACGCTTTAGTCAGCATGTTGAGAACTAGGATGCGAACTTGGTTGGCTGTCTCAGAGAGACGCTTCTTCTCGCCTACATCCATATCACTGCCCCGGTTCAGAACAATCTGTTATATGTTTGGCAAGGAAACAATAACTAGCCTCAAGAAAACGCATACCCACTCTTCTTGCTACCGAGTTAATAAGTGCAGGACCGCTCTCGCCTAATGAGGCAAAGCCGGTCCTCACAGACCTTTTGCGCCATTTGCGCGCACGTATTCGATCTGCTCGTCGCTTAGTCCCGAGACATTTTTAAAGTTCGCTCCGGCGACCTCCGCCTGCTTTAGGTTGACGCCATCAAGCTTCGCATTTGCCAGGTTAGCATCTGTCAACCTCGCCCTGTAGAAACTGCTAACCTCTCCCGAACACCCCTTGAGCGTCGCGCCTCTGAGAGTAGCGTTCTCAAAACTAGCGCCTCGGAAATCCGCACCGGAGAGGTCCGCTCGCTTCAGGTTGGCCTGATATAGATTGCAGCGCTCAAGCTTAGCGTTCAGAAGCTTCGCGTTCTTCAGGTCTGCCCACTCCAGATTCGCGTTCGTCAGATCGGCGGACGAAAGGTCCGCATTCCCAAGGTCGCTATCCTTGAAGCGAGCCCTCGAAAGGTTTGCACCGGCCAACTTGGCTCCTAGAAGGTCAGCTTTGTACAAATCCGCTCCGGAGAGGTCCGCTCCGGAGAGGTCAGCCCTCTCAAGAACAGCGCCGTAAAGATTCGCTCCACTGAGGTTGCACCCCTTGAGATTGACGTTGGTAAGGTCAGCTTCTACCAGATTCCCTTTCGAGAGGTCGAGGCCTTCGAGGGTCTCCCCAGCGGCGACCCTCTTGAGTATCTCCTCCCGCCCAAGCTCGCTCATTATCATACTTTCCCAAACGATTGTGGCCTGCACACTCGCAGTCTATTGCCTAACAAGGCACTTCTTCATCGAGGAGATAGTAAGTATGCCTCCAGGGGTTGTCAAGAGCGGAGATGCCCTCCGAGAATTCGGATTGGGCTATGTAAACCATGCAGCCAGCACGTACGTTCCAAAGGGCTTATACGGCTTCAATGACCGAGAACCTCAAAAGACCTACTCACCAAACAGCTCCCGCCAGTCGTAGATGCTGTAGGCGTATCCCTGCTCGGTCAGGAAGCGCTGCCGGTTCATCGCCGCCTCCTGTTCCTTCGTGTCCTTCGAGACAATGCTGTAAAAAAACGCCTTCTGGCCGCGACTCTTCGGCCTCAGTATCCGCCCAAGCCGCTGCGCTTCCTCCTGCCTTGACCCGAACGTGCCAGAGACCTGTATAGCGACGCTGGCGTCGGGCAGATCGACGGCGAAATTCGCCACCTTCGACACGACGAGAATCTTGATCTTGCCCGCCCTGAAATCGTCATAGAGCATCTCCCGCTCAACGGTCGGCGTCCCGCCGTGGATGAACGGCGCCTGTAGCTCATCCGCTATCTCCTGAAGTTGACGGATATAAACGCCGATTAT
The genomic region above belongs to bacterium and contains:
- a CDS encoding glutaredoxin domain-containing protein; its protein translation is MLINVFSGVPVLKVFGSSSCPKCAEAKSRLKQHRIPFKFYNVSNAKGLAEAAYYGLVDEGWPVLLLVGQDGEVIKRFRAVMQGISEIERKSLFSTNKQLEIPLPDEKVAS
- a CDS encoding MBL fold metallo-hydrolase codes for the protein MRICILASGSSGNCTLFESKHARVLLDVGISWIRVAKSLGSIGVDPASIDAIVVTHEHTDHIAGVGVAARKLRCPIYANIKTLYFTASRLKNVEKDKIVPIDAGKPFMVKDLEFTAFPVPHDAASPVGYVVRSNGVKAGIATDLGYATNVVRHCLGGCNALVLESNHDRRMLLDGAYPPELKQRIASKRGHLSNDQSADLLSKTMHDCLATVFLAHLSEENNTQELAFNSAARVLNELDRQDVTLSLTFRERQSDVITIE
- a CDS encoding DUF3352 domain-containing protein, which produces MKRALIIVVILLIAGFAISYYVTDMFGPWATHRKTATTETGLQKAATAAPAPELLSYVPSSAALCVHLIDIAALKTAVQGSNYFKQLSSSPFWQTTVSVAEKQLEQNFKDRSLETAVEAEPPDLGLLWDLIGDEIVIAYMPGEAPDRGGTAFLAKVGNPEKLKKIVKLIKETAQNNGLTLSETKYNAETITKVVGETRHKRPLFLSEDKHGSIEGPLSLYKDKDGSIKMGVAPVVKETEVFYLCQTYGLLTGANDLAALQSIIDLVSGNKKDCLATSANYTEVASELRPGHFGECFMNLGVDWSSVFQAIVESKGAPTQSKVGAMPKMAGDSLTRFYVKDGVQFESYTALDVEKSDATVTGFYGFQPNGLPILSAVPGGSTMMTAMNCLNAKQTYELVIDSVMARNPMAAVMVTGFIAELEKKIGISITEDLLPAVGHDIAFYYKGVSFEQDIPLPEFGFVCSSSNPEKLFNAFPKIGDYLLSFDKDKALKVEHKDVAYKDNPIHVVRLAIPVGENPAEMSIAAAVVDKYFCVGFGRKQVETMIDCISHEHPLLTDQPKYKAISEGFPETVNQTAYLDFDALWQQIKSLLELYAQVSEPGKKDAFQFFDILLRPVKAVFITSLYEHPSPKTAVQRSYGHVKIEGE
- a CDS encoding transketolase family protein, which produces MGLGDLCAGKHLTGLRDIYGETLVELGETNKDIVVLDADLSQSTRTAWFGARFPDRFFNMGVSEQDMIGTAAGLALAGKVPFVSTFAIFETGRAWEQIRLGLCLSQLPVKLVASHGGITVGEDGPTHHCVEDAALMRVLPNMTVVFPADACEMRSVIIQSLSMKGPLYVRGSREKFPDITCRDTEFRIGKASVLRDGGDLAIIACGLMVDFSLQAAQMLAQDGIDARVINMSTLKPIDTKATIAAARETGRILTVEEHSIIGGLGSAVCEVLSESYPVPVRRLGVPDRFSVSGPSGDLLRRCKLTPRDISEAALEFCNDRRHLTVVQKALSEPQGSSHRHSIQHQEGNKK
- a CDS encoding transketolase gives rise to the protein MDVGEKKRLSETANQVRILVLNMLTKACSGHTGGSLSVVDILTYLYFYKMRHKPEDPDWPERDRLVLSKGHAAPTLYALLSMCGYFPRSELFKLRRVNGSLQGHPDARRTPGVEASTGSLGQGLSMANGIALGLRLSGITSKVYVILGDGEIQEGQIWEAAMSASHYRLGNVVVIIDANQLQIDGRVENIMGVEPIAAKWEAFGWNVQEVNGHDFSQLDAAVSKMEQSSDGKPNVVVARTIKGKGVSFMEGKCQYHGVAPKMDELRRAMDELGGEVLIEEDS
- a CDS encoding pentapeptide repeat-containing protein, producing MSELGREEILKRVAAGETLEGLDLSKGNLVEADLTNVNLKGCNLSGANLYGAVLERADLSGADLSGADLYKADLLGAKLAGANLSRARFKDSDLGNADLSSADLTNANLEWADLKNAKLLNAKLERCNLYQANLKRADLSGADFRGASFENATLRGATLKGCSGEVSSFYRARLTDANLANAKLDGVNLKQAEVAGANFKNVSGLSDEQIEYVRANGAKGL